A part of Babylonia areolata isolate BAREFJ2019XMU chromosome 6, ASM4173473v1, whole genome shotgun sequence genomic DNA contains:
- the LOC143283231 gene encoding uncharacterized protein LOC143283231 translates to MFGGKIMTAIDRCPVAQWPRVRIGNARLQKSLSSPRRTASPSVASKSLSQSPCIMQFCGRCPILLECSAVIVFLLSCFGGSAGTSGYANDRLTATCYRLVTSPVLNWTNARDACFNNNETLVVLEPVEKASFILDFVITNYAPHGYTRNIAIGASRPEADWGTDSTSFQWINGQPLDLNATEAFITRTDNWKRLDSDVMTIKRGSEFLWGSADASNDRPYICERPFM, encoded by the exons ATGTTTGGAGGCAAGATAATGACAGCCATCGATCGCTGTCCCGTGGCACAATGGCCTCGTGTGAGGATCGGGAACGCTCGGTTGCAGAAAAGTTTATCTAGCCCCAGACGGACAGCCAGCCCCTCAGTCGCCAGCAAGTCACTCAGCCAG TCACCGTGCATCATGCAGTTCTGTGGAAGATGTCCCATCCTCCTGGAGTGTTCTGCAGTCATCGTGTTTCTGCTGTCCTGTTTCGGGGGGTCTGCTGGGACATC GGGTTATGCCAACGACCGCCTGACGGCCACCTGCTACCGGTTAGTAACGTCACCTGTGCTGAACTGGACAAATGCACGTGATGCCTGTTTCAACAACAACGAGACGCTGGTGGTGCTGGAACCAGTGGAGAAAGCCAGTTTCATACTCGATTTCGTCATCACTAACTACG CTCCTCATGGCTACACCCGGAACATTGCCATTGGAGCCAGCCGCCCCGAAGCAGACTGGGGCACCGACAGTACCAGTTTTCAGTGGATCAATGGGCAGCCCCTGGACCTGAACGCTACTGAAGCCTTCATAACTAGGACCGACAACTGGAAGAGACTCGACTCAGACGTGATGACCATTAAACGCGGAAGTGAGTTCCTGTGGGGTTCAGCTGATGCAAGCAACGACAGACCTTACATTTGTGAACGACCATTCATGTAG